The following are encoded in a window of uncultured Pseudomonas sp. genomic DNA:
- a CDS encoding cysteine hydrolase family protein, with product MSKTALIIVDLQNDYFQGGKWQLEGTEVAATNAARLLSAFRAKGAPVVHIRHVFANADAPFFAPGSSGAEVHPLVAELPGETVLIKQQINSFRDTELKQVLDQAGVSQVLICGAMSHMCIDAVTRAAHDFGFSCAVAHDACATLALEFNGVNVPASQVHAAYMAALAFAYANVASTEALLSELL from the coding sequence ATGTCTAAAACAGCATTGATCATCGTCGACCTGCAAAATGACTACTTCCAAGGCGGTAAGTGGCAGCTCGAAGGCACCGAAGTTGCTGCCACCAACGCTGCTCGTCTGCTCAGCGCCTTTCGCGCCAAAGGCGCGCCGGTGGTGCACATCCGTCACGTATTCGCCAACGCCGACGCACCCTTTTTCGCCCCAGGCTCGTCTGGCGCAGAGGTTCATCCGCTGGTTGCAGAACTCCCTGGCGAGACCGTGTTGATCAAACAGCAGATCAACAGCTTTCGCGATACCGAGCTTAAACAAGTGCTGGATCAGGCCGGGGTTAGCCAGGTGCTTATTTGCGGTGCTATGAGCCATATGTGCATCGACGCAGTAACCCGCGCTGCCCATGATTTCGGTTTCAGCTGCGCGGTAGCACATGACGCTTGCGCCACCTTGGCCCTGGAGTTCAACGGGGTGAACGTGCCCGCCAGCCAGGTGCATGCTGCGTACATGGCAGCACTGGCGTTTGCCTATGCCAATGTGGCGAGCACCGAAGCACTGCTAAGCGAGCTGCTGTAA
- a CDS encoding response regulator transcription factor, with the protein MYKILIADDHPLFREAIHNVLSDGFPGSSIMETADLDSALALTQEHDDLDLILLDLNMPGMHGLNGLINLRNEAPTIPVVIVSAEQDKQIVLQAITYGAVGFITKSSPRAQMTDAIQQILNGNVYLPPDIIRSQKVSSHRSHSEHHSFPPELLQALTRKQLLVLERMTKGESNKQIAYSLNIAETTVKAHVSAILRKLNVHNRVQAILSASDIDFAAYLRR; encoded by the coding sequence ATGTACAAAATTCTAATTGCCGATGACCACCCGCTGTTTCGCGAGGCCATCCATAACGTCCTCAGTGACGGCTTCCCCGGCAGCAGCATCATGGAAACTGCCGATCTCGACAGCGCCCTGGCACTGACTCAGGAGCATGATGATCTCGACCTGATCCTGCTCGATCTGAACATGCCCGGTATGCATGGCCTCAATGGCCTGATCAACCTACGCAACGAAGCGCCGACCATTCCGGTGGTGATCGTCTCTGCCGAACAGGACAAGCAGATCGTCCTGCAGGCCATCACCTACGGTGCGGTTGGCTTTATCACCAAGTCATCACCACGAGCGCAGATGACCGATGCCATCCAACAGATTCTTAACGGCAACGTCTACCTGCCGCCAGATATCATCCGCTCTCAGAAAGTCAGTTCACACCGCAGTCATTCTGAGCACCACAGCTTCCCTCCCGAATTGTTGCAAGCGCTTACCCGCAAGCAGTTGCTTGTACTTGAGCGTATGACTAAAGGCGAATCCAACAAGCAGATCGCCTACAGCCTGAACATCGCCGAGACCACGGTCAAAGCCCATGTCTCGGCCATTTTGCGCAAGCTCAATGTCCACAACCGGGTGCAGGCGATTCTTTCGGCTAGCGATATTGATTTCGCGGCCTACCTGCGGCGCTAA
- a CDS encoding PQQ-dependent catabolism-associated CXXCW motif protein has product MASLLLTSTALAEAPLFSADGYRLSHYRSPTPLSHDYARTLDTAALQQLLRERPETRLIDVYRRQWLHGQFIEDDLHANLPNSLWLANTGDGELAAQWQDYFREHLQQASQGNKAWPLVFYCRADCWLGWNAVKRAHHLGYSNLYWYRDGIDAWQQAGLPLLPAQPLPLLR; this is encoded by the coding sequence ATGGCTAGTTTGTTGCTGACCAGCACTGCACTGGCCGAAGCCCCGCTGTTTTCTGCCGATGGCTACCGTCTGAGCCATTACCGCAGTCCCACACCTCTTAGCCACGACTATGCCCGCACGCTGGATACCGCTGCGCTGCAACAGCTGCTGCGTGAACGACCCGAGACTCGCCTGATTGATGTCTACCGCCGGCAATGGCTGCATGGCCAGTTCATCGAGGATGATCTGCACGCCAACCTGCCAAACAGCCTGTGGCTGGCCAACACCGGCGACGGTGAGCTCGCTGCACAATGGCAGGACTATTTCCGTGAACATCTGCAGCAGGCCAGCCAGGGCAATAAGGCGTGGCCCTTGGTGTTCTATTGCCGCGCCGACTGCTGGCTGGGTTGGAATGCGGTAAAACGCGCCCATCATCTGGGTTACAGCAACCTCTACTGGTACCGTGACGGCATTGATGCCTGGCAACAAGCCGGCCTGCCCCTGCTACCCGCACAACCTTTACCCTTGCTACGTTAA
- a CDS encoding ABC transporter permease has translation MSAYWYCLQGIVQREWLRFVLQRSRFFSALVRPLLWLLVFAAGFRAALGIAIIAPYDTYITYETYIVPGLACMILLFNGMQGSLSMVYDREMGSMRILLTSPLPRAFLLAAKLLAIALISLLQVYAFLAIAWLYGVQPPALGLLSALPALLLVALMLSALGLLLSNGIRQLENFAGVMNFVIFPLFFLSSALYPLWKMREANEWLYWLCALNPFSHAVELVRFALYQRLSPLALAVCLGLTLLFAVLAVLTFNPQHAALRKNNA, from the coding sequence ATGAGCGCCTACTGGTACTGCCTGCAAGGCATCGTGCAGCGTGAGTGGTTACGCTTTGTTCTGCAGCGCAGCCGCTTCTTCAGCGCACTGGTGCGGCCGCTGCTGTGGCTGCTGGTGTTCGCCGCCGGCTTTCGCGCCGCGCTGGGCATCGCCATCATCGCGCCGTACGACACCTACATCACCTACGAAACCTACATCGTGCCGGGGCTGGCCTGCATGATCCTGCTGTTCAACGGTATGCAGGGTTCGCTGTCGATGGTCTACGACCGTGAAATGGGCAGCATGCGCATTCTGCTGACCAGTCCACTGCCACGTGCCTTTCTCTTGGCCGCCAAGCTGCTGGCCATCGCCCTGATCTCGTTGCTGCAGGTGTATGCCTTTCTCGCAATTGCCTGGCTCTACGGCGTGCAACCACCCGCTTTGGGGCTGCTCAGCGCACTGCCGGCGTTGCTGCTGGTGGCGCTTATGCTCAGCGCGCTTGGTTTGCTGCTGTCCAACGGCATTCGCCAGTTAGAGAACTTCGCCGGGGTGATGAATTTCGTGATCTTCCCGTTGTTCTTCCTCTCTTCGGCGCTTTACCCCTTGTGGAAGATGCGTGAAGCCAATGAATGGCTGTACTGGCTGTGTGCACTCAACCCGTTTTCCCATGCCGTGGAACTGGTGCGCTTTGCCCTCTATCAACGGCTCAGCCCGCTGGCGCTGGCTGTCTGCTTAGGCCTGACGCTGCTGTTCGCCGTACTCGCCGTGCTGACCTTCAATCCGCAGCATGCAGCCCTACGCAAGAACAATGCCTAA
- a CDS encoding ABC transporter ATP-binding protein: MNALQVEGVSFAYGQRQALQNVSFSAAAGSFSALLGPNGAGKSTLIALLTRLYDLQQGDIHIFGHSLRSAPRQALRQLGVVFQQSTLDLDLSVQQNLAYHAALHGLSKRETLARIDEELARQHLDERRHEKVRALNGGHRRRVEIARALLHRPRLLLLDEASAGLDPASRLALNQHVRQLCAEHALAVLWTTHLLDEVEHQDELLILNRSRLVAQGGVAQISRADADLAATFTRLTGSENHP, from the coding sequence ATGAACGCGCTTCAGGTAGAGGGCGTAAGTTTCGCCTACGGCCAACGGCAAGCCTTGCAGAACGTTAGTTTCAGCGCCGCGGCGGGAAGCTTTAGCGCGCTGCTGGGGCCTAATGGCGCGGGTAAATCCACCCTGATTGCTCTGCTCACCCGGCTTTATGACCTGCAACAGGGCGATATCCACATCTTCGGCCACAGCCTGCGCAGCGCCCCACGCCAGGCGCTGCGTCAACTGGGCGTGGTGTTTCAGCAAAGCACCCTCGATCTGGACCTGTCGGTGCAACAGAACCTCGCCTATCACGCCGCCCTGCATGGCCTAAGCAAGCGCGAGACGCTGGCGCGTATCGACGAGGAACTGGCGCGCCAGCATCTCGACGAGCGCCGCCACGAGAAAGTGCGTGCACTAAATGGCGGCCACCGGCGCCGTGTGGAAATTGCCCGTGCCCTGCTGCATCGCCCGCGCCTGTTGTTGCTTGATGAAGCCAGCGCCGGCCTCGACCCGGCCAGCCGCCTGGCGCTGAACCAGCATGTGCGCCAGCTGTGTGCTGAGCATGCGCTCGCGGTGCTGTGGACTACCCATTTGCTCGATGAAGTTGAGCACCAGGATGAGTTGCTGATCCTCAATCGCAGCCGCCTGGTCGCCCAAGGTGGCGTGGCCCAAATCAGCCGCGCTGACGCCGATCTGGCCGCCACTTTCACCCGCCTGACGGGTAGCGAGAACCATCCATGA
- a CDS encoding YVTN family beta-propeller repeat protein, with amino-acid sequence MRFTRLACAIAVSLSCHSALAATAYVSNEKDDSISVIDLDSMQVTATLDVGQRPRGLLLSSDNKLLYICASDSDRVQVMDLATRTIIKELPSGADPEQFALHPNDRWLYISNEDDALVTVVDTQSDEVLGQIDVGVEPEGMAVSPDGKWAVNTSETTNMLHWIDTSTQQLVDNTLVDQRPRHVEFDKDGKRLWASAEIGGTVSVIDVASKQIEKVLTFQIKGVHPDKVQPVGVKLSDDGKYAFVALGPANHVAVLDAKSYEILDYLLVGRRVWHLAFTPDQKQLLTTNGVSGDVSVIDVDSLKVSKSIKVGRYPWGVVVTP; translated from the coding sequence ATGCGTTTTACTCGCCTTGCCTGCGCCATCGCCGTTAGCCTCAGTTGCCATAGCGCCCTGGCGGCCACGGCCTATGTGTCCAACGAAAAAGACGACAGCATCAGCGTGATTGACCTGGACAGCATGCAGGTCACCGCCACCCTGGATGTAGGTCAGCGGCCGCGAGGCTTGCTGCTCTCCAGTGACAACAAGCTGCTGTATATCTGCGCCAGCGACTCGGACCGCGTACAGGTGATGGACCTGGCCACGCGCACGATCATCAAGGAACTGCCCTCCGGCGCCGATCCCGAGCAGTTCGCCCTGCACCCCAACGACCGTTGGCTGTATATCTCCAACGAGGACGATGCCCTGGTCACGGTGGTCGACACCCAGAGCGACGAAGTACTGGGGCAGATCGACGTCGGCGTTGAGCCCGAAGGCATGGCCGTCAGCCCTGATGGTAAGTGGGCCGTGAACACCAGCGAAACCACCAACATGCTGCACTGGATCGATACCAGCACCCAGCAACTGGTGGACAACACCTTGGTCGACCAGCGCCCACGGCATGTCGAGTTCGACAAGGACGGCAAGCGCCTGTGGGCCTCGGCCGAAATCGGCGGCACGGTCAGCGTGATTGATGTCGCCAGTAAGCAGATCGAAAAAGTCCTGACCTTCCAGATCAAGGGCGTACACCCGGACAAAGTGCAACCGGTGGGCGTGAAGCTGAGTGACGATGGCAAGTACGCCTTTGTCGCCCTCGGCCCGGCCAACCACGTAGCGGTACTCGATGCCAAGAGCTACGAAATCCTCGATTACCTGCTGGTTGGCCGCCGCGTCTGGCACCTGGCCTTCACCCCGGACCAGAAGCAATTACTGACCACCAACGGGGTCAGCGGCGATGTCTCGGTGATTGATGTCGACTCACTCAAGGTTAGCAAATCGATCAAGGTCGGCCGCTACCCTTGGGGCGTGGTCGTCACGCCATGA
- a CDS encoding ABC transporter substrate-binding protein — translation MRRISQSLMFCAIALCGLATPCLANTGTAELQVRIAYLGYTPDTGPLLSNVIPEPEDAGRRGAELAIVDSNSTGRFLKHSYQLDVAERSDSDSLLAAARELHSQGLRLFVVNAPATTLRQLSQALPDSLLLNAGSADDSLRQSQCLINVLHTLPSRAMLADALAQFLVVRKWTRGLLISGPTDDDQAYAAALKRAAKRFGLRIVAEKAWSFDNDQRRSAQAEMPLFTQTAEYDVVLVADERGDFGEYLPYQTWYPRPVAGTQGLTPTAWHKTVETYGAAQLQKRFEAHAQRWMNDRDFAAWIAVRSIASAVSKLRQNDAQAIRTLALSDQLPLDGFKGRKLSFRSWNGQLRQPIALVQPRALVSNSPQEGFLHPNTELDSLGYDRPEVSCDLAKTP, via the coding sequence ATGCGCCGGATCAGTCAATCCCTCATGTTCTGTGCCATTGCCCTGTGCGGCCTGGCCACACCTTGCCTGGCTAACACTGGCACAGCTGAGCTACAGGTACGCATCGCCTATCTGGGCTATACCCCCGATACCGGCCCATTACTGTCCAACGTGATTCCCGAACCGGAAGACGCCGGCCGCCGTGGTGCTGAGCTGGCGATTGTTGACAGCAACAGCACCGGGCGCTTTCTCAAACACAGCTACCAGCTGGACGTGGCCGAACGCAGCGACAGTGACAGCCTGCTGGCCGCCGCGCGCGAGTTGCATAGCCAAGGTTTGCGCCTGTTTGTGGTCAATGCCCCCGCGACCACCCTGCGCCAGCTCAGCCAGGCACTGCCCGACAGCCTGCTGCTCAACGCTGGCAGCGCCGATGACAGCCTGCGGCAGAGCCAGTGCTTGATTAATGTGCTGCACACCCTGCCCAGCCGCGCCATGCTCGCCGATGCCTTGGCGCAGTTTTTGGTGGTGCGTAAATGGACACGCGGCCTGCTGATCAGCGGCCCGACTGATGACGATCAAGCCTATGCCGCAGCACTCAAGCGTGCGGCCAAACGTTTTGGCCTGCGCATCGTCGCGGAAAAAGCCTGGAGCTTCGACAACGACCAGCGCCGCAGCGCCCAGGCCGAGATGCCGCTGTTTACCCAAACGGCGGAATACGACGTGGTGCTGGTGGCCGATGAGCGCGGTGACTTCGGCGAATACCTGCCCTACCAAACCTGGTACCCGCGCCCCGTTGCCGGTACCCAGGGGCTAACCCCGACCGCGTGGCACAAAACGGTGGAAACCTACGGTGCCGCGCAGCTGCAGAAGCGCTTTGAGGCCCATGCGCAACGCTGGATGAATGACCGCGACTTCGCCGCCTGGATCGCCGTGCGCAGCATCGCCAGCGCCGTCAGCAAACTGCGCCAGAACGACGCCCAGGCCATCCGCACCTTGGCCCTGAGCGATCAGTTGCCACTCGACGGCTTCAAGGGTCGCAAGCTGAGCTTTCGCAGCTGGAACGGCCAGCTGCGCCAACCCATTGCGCTGGTGCAACCCCGCGCCCTGGTCAGCAACTCGCCGCAAGAAGGCTTTCTGCACCCCAACACTGAACTCGACAGCCTCGGTTATGACCGCCCTGAAGTGAGCTGTGATCTGGCGAAAACACCTTAA
- a CDS encoding copper-binding protein, whose product MTTIKTLVLTLILLSGLVGFDSIYAAGDLTRRSQALPDLVLGNEDSDYSMSHMEYQLETGKAYQLKIIASGQKEYAFQAPEFATSIFLRKVEAGGVEIKAITLTELEFEDAGEAEIFFVPIKPGKFRFYAKGLEGKGMLGHFVVK is encoded by the coding sequence ATGACCACGATCAAAACACTTGTCCTCACACTGATTCTGCTCAGCGGCCTGGTCGGCTTTGATAGCATCTATGCCGCTGGCGACCTGACCCGACGTTCACAGGCGCTACCGGATTTAGTGCTGGGTAACGAGGACAGCGACTACAGCATGTCGCACATGGAATATCAGCTGGAAACCGGCAAGGCCTACCAGCTGAAGATCATCGCCAGTGGGCAGAAGGAATACGCCTTCCAGGCGCCTGAGTTTGCCACTTCGATCTTCCTGCGCAAGGTTGAAGCCGGCGGCGTCGAGATCAAGGCCATCACGCTTACTGAGTTGGAATTTGAGGATGCCGGCGAGGCGGAGATTTTCTTCGTGCCAATCAAACCGGGCAAATTCCGCTTCTATGCCAAGGGCCTAGAGGGCAAGGGCATGCTGGGTCACTTCGTGGTCAAGTAA
- a CDS encoding HAMP domain-containing sensor histidine kinase, which yields MSVLWRTYLLVTLFFALVTVLGLALLLRQASEDVQREVQAAEAVVEYLYEAAQHDPASLHSGLADNLRHVRVQWLPLATGPAALSLEQWLGQHLFALQHTPRVLKLADGRQLQISVDPTDEIDEVWDSLLQLLLLCLLALLSSLLAIRWAVRRGLRVLDELLAGLQQVTQGQLDARLPARSLPEARQLAGYFNAMATTLQQVQADNTELTQALMALQERERARLGQTLHDDLGQYLSGIRAQACLLQAVAQQPEQVLHTAQQLDANCQRLQEGFRALIRDLYPVVLEHLQLDEALHLLASNWQTAQRVRCHVTVSGTLPNLPLPIKAHLYRLVQEALTNVAKHAQASEVRVRLHYQGQRLRLFIRDNGCGAQLPQRPGIGLRSIHERARSLGGVLRVHSRPQAGWALCLSLVLPESGL from the coding sequence GTGTCCGTTCTGTGGCGCACTTACCTGCTGGTGACGCTGTTCTTCGCCCTGGTCACCGTGCTCGGCCTGGCGCTCTTGCTGCGCCAGGCCAGCGAGGATGTGCAGCGCGAGGTGCAGGCCGCCGAAGCGGTGGTCGAGTACCTCTACGAAGCGGCGCAGCATGACCCCGCCAGCCTGCACAGTGGCCTGGCCGATAATTTGCGCCATGTGCGGGTGCAGTGGCTGCCGTTAGCGACAGGCCCGGCGGCGCTGTCACTTGAGCAGTGGTTGGGGCAGCACCTGTTTGCGTTGCAACACACCCCTCGCGTGCTCAAGTTGGCGGACGGTCGGCAATTGCAGATTAGCGTCGACCCTACCGATGAGATCGACGAAGTCTGGGATTCACTGTTGCAGTTGCTGTTGCTCTGCCTGCTGGCGCTGCTGAGCAGCCTGTTGGCGATTCGCTGGGCCGTACGCCGTGGCCTGCGCGTGCTGGATGAACTATTGGCTGGCTTGCAGCAGGTGACCCAGGGCCAGCTCGATGCCCGTTTGCCCGCGCGCAGTTTGCCGGAGGCGCGGCAACTGGCCGGCTATTTCAATGCCATGGCCACCACCTTGCAGCAGGTCCAGGCCGATAACACCGAGTTGACCCAAGCCCTAATGGCCTTGCAAGAGCGTGAGCGCGCGCGCTTGGGACAGACGCTGCATGACGACCTCGGCCAGTACCTCAGTGGTATTCGTGCGCAAGCCTGTTTGTTGCAGGCCGTGGCGCAGCAACCCGAGCAGGTACTGCATACCGCGCAGCAGCTGGATGCCAATTGCCAGCGCCTGCAAGAGGGCTTTCGGGCGTTGATTCGTGACCTCTATCCCGTGGTGCTGGAGCATTTACAACTGGATGAAGCGCTGCACTTACTGGCGAGCAATTGGCAGACGGCGCAGCGTGTGCGGTGCCACGTCACGGTCAGCGGTACGCTGCCAAACCTGCCGTTACCGATCAAGGCGCACCTGTACCGCTTGGTGCAAGAGGCGCTGACCAATGTGGCCAAGCACGCCCAGGCCAGCGAAGTGCGCGTGCGGCTGCACTATCAGGGGCAGCGCTTGCGTCTGTTTATTCGGGACAATGGTTGCGGCGCGCAGTTGCCGCAGCGCCCTGGCATTGGCCTGCGTTCGATCCACGAACGTGCGCGCAGCCTGGGTGGCGTGCTGCGCGTACACAGTCGCCCTCAAGCCGGGTGGGCCTTGTGCCTCAGCCTGGTACTGCCGGAGTCGGGTCTATGA
- a CDS encoding response regulator transcription factor, whose translation MKILLVDDHAVVRQGYASLLRALLPEVMVREACDGEQALQMVQEEIPNLVIMDIGLPGISGLEVTRRLRQRLPQLRVLFFSMHDELPLVRQALDAGALGYLTKTSSPEVLVEAAKRTLAGHAYIEQSLATHLACNPLGEGSSDPRLRCMTLREFEIFVMLAKGMPSRQIAEHLCISSKTVSNYLTLLKSKLQISSQAELVHLAIDTGVIRLGLESA comes from the coding sequence ATGAAAATTCTGCTGGTTGATGATCACGCGGTTGTCCGTCAAGGCTATGCCAGCCTGCTGCGCGCCTTATTGCCGGAGGTCATGGTGCGCGAGGCCTGTGATGGTGAGCAGGCGTTGCAGATGGTTCAGGAGGAAATCCCCAACCTGGTCATCATGGATATTGGCCTGCCCGGCATCAGCGGCCTGGAGGTGACCCGACGGTTGCGTCAGCGCCTGCCGCAATTGCGTGTGTTGTTCTTCAGCATGCACGACGAGTTACCTCTGGTGCGTCAGGCGTTGGATGCCGGCGCGCTGGGTTATCTGACCAAAACCTCATCGCCGGAGGTGCTGGTCGAGGCCGCCAAACGCACCTTGGCCGGGCATGCGTACATCGAGCAAAGCCTGGCCACGCACTTGGCTTGCAACCCTTTGGGTGAGGGCAGTAGCGACCCACGCCTGCGTTGCATGACCCTGCGCGAGTTCGAGATTTTTGTGATGCTGGCCAAGGGCATGCCCAGCCGGCAGATTGCCGAGCACTTGTGCATCAGCAGCAAAACCGTGTCCAACTACCTGACGCTGCTCAAGAGCAAACTGCAGATCAGCTCCCAGGCCGAATTGGTGCACCTTGCGATTGATACCGGGGTAATTCGGCTGGGGCTGGAAAGCGCCTGA
- a CDS encoding autotransporter outer membrane beta-barrel domain-containing protein, producing the protein MRRVKKALSCGLLASIFFAHMTPAQAASTVERPTVIVSYGGSTYSISSTLTNYVTSAALFREQPWWGNPTLAAVLSGAVGTSAGGYADAASNTGILFVYGEGSGYPFLKYLEGGGVNDCQVGCNTTTASWYYAFINQLITLDSLAASLESTSAGVSSINSNLNMMINGAHSRPLARLVAPGQNTFWAAGDWGRDDHGNRSGSSGLAEVGLGHNLGFAQINVSIGQTWAKQSLIHDGEVKADGQYLMLESITPLTQVDGLYATVGAYGHWGEVDIRRGYTNMSAQDSSKASPDSQAWGIRTRLDWQNAFSVASTGISPYVDLSYTNSHLDSYTEKGGGIPARFDARSDDHTEVRLGFNTQTPLPFASSFNFITNLEAAHRFEKNSAGVNGEVNGYFTFNLPGEDVTNDWLKAGVGIEGEVASGKFSLMLNGTTQSEIPNFWVATSYQLAF; encoded by the coding sequence ATGCGTCGCGTCAAAAAAGCGCTTTCATGCGGCTTACTTGCCAGTATTTTTTTCGCCCACATGACGCCTGCCCAGGCTGCGTCAACTGTAGAGCGCCCGACCGTTATCGTTAGTTATGGTGGCAGTACCTATTCGATTTCATCAACCCTTACCAACTATGTAACGTCGGCAGCATTGTTTAGAGAGCAGCCATGGTGGGGTAATCCTACGCTGGCAGCCGTATTATCGGGTGCTGTGGGCACTTCGGCAGGTGGTTACGCCGACGCTGCCTCTAACACAGGTATTCTTTTTGTTTACGGCGAAGGTAGCGGATACCCGTTTTTAAAGTATCTGGAGGGGGGGGGAGTCAACGACTGCCAAGTAGGTTGCAATACAACAACTGCCAGTTGGTACTACGCCTTTATCAACCAACTAATCACCTTGGACAGTCTAGCCGCTAGCCTGGAGTCCACTTCAGCCGGCGTGAGCTCCATCAACAGCAACCTGAACATGATGATCAACGGTGCCCATAGCCGGCCGTTGGCGCGTTTAGTTGCGCCGGGCCAGAATACTTTCTGGGCCGCAGGCGACTGGGGTCGTGATGATCATGGCAATCGCTCCGGCAGTAGCGGTCTTGCGGAGGTGGGGCTGGGTCATAATTTGGGCTTTGCCCAAATCAATGTGTCCATTGGTCAAACTTGGGCCAAACAGAGTCTGATACACGACGGAGAAGTAAAAGCCGACGGCCAGTATCTGATGCTGGAAAGTATCACCCCGCTAACGCAGGTGGATGGCCTGTATGCCACCGTGGGCGCCTATGGCCACTGGGGCGAGGTAGATATCCGTCGCGGCTATACCAACATGAGTGCGCAGGACTCCTCCAAAGCAAGCCCAGACAGCCAGGCTTGGGGCATACGCACCCGCTTGGATTGGCAGAATGCCTTCAGCGTAGCGAGCACCGGTATCAGCCCTTACGTGGACCTGAGCTACACCAACAGTCACTTGGACAGCTACACCGAAAAGGGTGGCGGTATTCCGGCGCGCTTCGATGCGCGCTCTGATGACCACACCGAGGTACGCCTGGGATTCAACACCCAGACCCCGCTGCCGTTCGCGTCGAGCTTTAACTTCATCACTAATCTAGAAGCCGCGCATCGTTTCGAGAAGAACAGCGCTGGTGTCAATGGCGAAGTGAACGGCTATTTCACCTTTAACCTGCCGGGTGAGGACGTAACCAACGACTGGCTGAAAGCAGGTGTGGGAATTGAGGGCGAGGTTGCCTCTGGAAAGTTCTCACTGATGCTTAACGGCACCACCCAAAGTGAGATACCCAATTTCTGGGTTGCCACGTCATATCAGCTGGCATTCTGA
- a CDS encoding pentapeptide repeat-containing protein: protein MNYLPLLLPVVLLVLGSELVNADEVLSVNGCRIEADSQCPNANLQGADLSNQDMRRMNLQGADLRGANLRHARLDLANLEKAQLQGANLTRASLQQSNLRLADLSNSTLVSINGWALFAQAAQFKDADMHGANLEFARLSAAKMHNVNLQAANLEMTWLSKTDLKGASLKDANLQEVKLSGANLGDADLSGARTHYGNFQGTNMQSCVECPKGWD, encoded by the coding sequence ATGAACTACCTGCCCCTACTTTTGCCTGTCGTGTTACTGGTTCTGGGTTCTGAACTGGTCAATGCCGATGAGGTGCTTAGCGTCAACGGCTGCCGTATCGAAGCCGACAGCCAATGCCCCAACGCCAATCTGCAAGGTGCCGACCTGAGCAACCAGGACATGCGCCGCATGAACCTGCAAGGTGCCGACTTACGCGGTGCCAACCTGCGCCACGCCCGCCTGGACCTGGCTAACCTAGAAAAAGCCCAACTACAAGGCGCCAACCTCACCCGCGCCAGCCTGCAACAAAGCAACCTGCGCCTGGCCGACCTGAGCAACAGCACCCTAGTATCGATCAACGGCTGGGCACTGTTTGCTCAGGCCGCACAGTTTAAGGACGCCGACATGCACGGCGCCAACTTGGAGTTTGCCCGTCTGTCCGCCGCCAAAATGCATAACGTCAACTTGCAAGCCGCCAACCTGGAAATGACCTGGCTGAGCAAAACCGACCTCAAAGGCGCCTCACTCAAGGACGCCAACCTGCAGGAAGTCAAACTCTCCGGTGCCAACCTGGGCGATGCCGACCTAAGCGGCGCACGCACCCACTACGGAAACTTCCAGGGCACCAATATGCAAAGCTGTGTGGAATGCCCAAAGGGCTGGGACTAG